The following coding sequences are from one Candidatus Margulisiibacteriota bacterium window:
- a CDS encoding S1 RNA-binding domain-containing protein, which translates to MAEEDKTENPQPQEYSAGELLKGSVTGITSFGAFVKLPDGKEGLVHISEIANTYVTNIESFIKLGEEVTVKVLGKNNKGKYDLSIKQASAAAAPVFRHAPRSEDGKRKSFEPGSFDELMHNFLKTSEEVQLDVRRNLQYRQGLRRKGQKKHREE; encoded by the coding sequence ATGGCAGAGGAAGATAAAACGGAAAATCCGCAGCCGCAGGAATACTCCGCGGGCGAGCTGCTCAAAGGTTCAGTTACGGGTATCACCAGCTTTGGCGCGTTCGTAAAGTTACCGGACGGCAAAGAGGGCTTGGTGCATATTTCGGAGATCGCCAACACTTACGTCACGAATATCGAAAGTTTTATCAAACTTGGCGAAGAGGTGACGGTCAAGGTTCTGGGCAAAAATAACAAGGGCAAATACGACCTGTCGATCAAGCAGGCCAGCGCGGCTGCGGCGCCGGTTTTTCGTCATGCTCCGCGTTCCGAGGACGGCAAGCGCAAAAGTTTTGAGCCAGGGTCGTTCGATGAGTTGATGCACAACTTTCTCAAGACCAGCGAGGAAGTGCAGCTGGACGTGCGGCGCAATTTGCAGTACCGGCAGGGCTTGCGGCGCAAG
- a CDS encoding septum formation initiator family protein, producing the protein MMSTAAGKHWFVLLAAACVLYFGFELARSYLRGQMVWRRYTALESRYAELLKQNQDLQIRLTEARSDAFIELNARDKLGLARPGETAYKIVEED; encoded by the coding sequence ATGATGAGCACGGCGGCGGGCAAGCATTGGTTTGTGTTGTTGGCCGCGGCGTGCGTTTTGTATTTTGGTTTTGAGCTGGCGCGGAGTTATCTGCGCGGCCAGATGGTCTGGCGGCGTTACACCGCGCTGGAGTCGCGCTATGCCGAGCTGCTCAAGCAAAATCAAGACTTGCAGATCCGGCTGACCGAAGCGCGCAGCGACGCTTTTATCGAATTAAACGCGCGCGACAAACTGGGGCTGGCGCGGCCGGGCGAAACAGCGTATAAGATAGTTGAGGAGGATTGA